The DNA region GTAGTGGCAGCCTCCGATTTTTCATCGGAGCTATAACGAAAAGCAGGGCTGAACCCGGCCACAATGCTCTGAACGTTCACTTCCAAAACATAAACATTCATCAAGCATTTTCTGTCCTTTGTTTTACTAAGACTAACCTCTCATAACGGCGAGCGTTCCCGGTGAGTAAAAAGCCCAACCCTAAAAAATAATTTCTACTTTCGTATAACAATTAGATCGCAGTAAGGGTTATCTCTTGAAATTAAAAAGACAAAGTTATGCAATGGTTTGGTAAAGGAAGTGAAGATGTTGAAGATCGCCGATCGAGTGGTGGCGGCCGTACAATTTTAGGCGGTGGTATTGGTATTGTAGTTGTTGTGCTGGGGCTGATATTCGGTAAAGACCTCACCGGACTAGTTGGCCAGTTGCCGCTTGAAGGCAACGGACAACAAACAGAAGGCAAAATGGGTGTACCCGAAGATACCGAAGGACGTTTTGTTTCGAACATACTGCAATCAACCCGCGAAGTTTGGGATCAGGAATTTCAAAACATGGGGCAAACCTATGAGAACCCTAAACTCGTATTATTTAGAGAAGCTACCCAAACCTCCTGCGGTTACGCACAATCGAATATTGGCCCTTTTTATTGCCCGGGCGATCACAAAGTGTACATCGATTTATCCTTTTATGATGAACTGAAAAACCGTTTCGGTGCAGCGGGCGATTTTGCGCAAGCCTATGTTATTGCACATGAAGTGGGCCACCACGTTCAGAATTTGCTCGGTATTTCTGAAAAGCTCGATCGTGCCCGCGGCCAGGTAAGCGAAAAAGAATATAACCGTTTATCGGTAAAACTCGAGCTGCAAGCCGATTTTTTTGCCGGGCTTTGGGCACATCATGCACAAAACCTTAAAGATTTTAAGCTCGAAGAAGGCGATATTGAAGAAGCGCTAACAGCCGCAAATGCCATCGGCGATGATAAACTACAAAAACAAGCTACAGGCGAAGTTCAGCCCGACTCCTTTACACATGGAACCTCGCAACAAAGGGTTTATTGGTTTAAAAAAGGCTTCGAAACAGGGGATATTAAACAAGGTGACACATTTAATACAAACAATTTGTAAAAAAATTAAAACCTTTGTCCAAATGTGTTGTTCGTTTACAGTTAATAGAAATTTTAACTTTCAACCAAACATAATTATCCCGGCTTCTTATTTGTTTAATAAAAATGATTCTTATAGTTGATGACAGGCCCGAAAACCTGATCTCCTTACAAAAAGTACTGCAAGCACACAATTTTGAGGTTGATACCGCATCATCCGGCGAAGAAGCACTGAAAAAAGTGTTAAAAAACAATTATGTCCTCATCATACTCGATGTTCAAATGCCAGATATGGATGGCTTTGAGGTTGCCGAAGCCATATCGGGTTTCAGCAAGGCTAAAGACACCGCAATTATCTTCCTTTCTGCCGTTAATACCGAACTAAAATTTATTACCAAGGGCTATCTTAGTGGCGGGCTCGACTACATCACCAAGCCCGTTGATATTAATGTACTTCTACTTAAAATTAAGACTTTTTACCGCATTTATGAGCAGAGCAGAAAGTTGAATGAGGTGCAGGAAAAGCTGCTCGAAGAAATTGAATTCAGAAAACAGGCAGAACATAAAAAAGACGAATTTATCAGCATTGCGAGCCACGAACTTAAAACACCCCTTACCAGTGTTAAAGGTTACATCCAACTTTTGCAGCGCAGCTTAGACCGCGATAATAAGGAAATGGCCAAAAGCCATTTGGAAAAGGCCAGCATCCAGCTCGAAAAACTAAATGAACTCATCGTCGACCTGCTGGATATTTCGAAAATAGAAAGTGGCAAAATGAAGTTCAACATGCAGAATTTCTGTGCCGATAATATGGTAAACAATGCCATTGAAATGTTGCAGCAATCCAATCCTGATTTTAAGATCAACAAGCTGGGCAAAACCACAGAAACGGTTTTTGGCGACGAAATGCGGCTGGAACAGGTAGTCATCAACTTTATCACAAACGCCATAAAATACGCTCCGGGCACCAATCAGGTTAATGTAACGATCAATATTAACGACGGCAAATTTTATCTCGCCGTTAAAGACTTCGGTATCGGAATTTCGGAAGGGCAGCAAGAAAAAATATTCGATAAGTTTTATCGTGTAGAAGACAGCAGCAACCGTTTCAATGGCCTGGGCATCGGCCTGTACATTTGTTCAGAAATCATTAAGCGCCATGGCGGAACTATAGGTGTAAAGAGCGTACTCAACGAGGGCTCTGAATTTCACTTTATCATTCCTACTACCGAAAGCGAAATCCTTAACAATCAAGAATAATCATTCCTAAATAGATAATGAAAACAACGCTTAAAAACAATCTGCGCCTGGGCCTGGGTCTGTCGCTAATTATACTGTTTATCAGTTCGTTGGCCTCATATGTAAGCATCAGCAACTTAATCAAAAGTACCGAACTGGTTAAGCATAGCGATGAGGTGATATTAAATGCCGAAAACGTAATTTCGTATCTTAAGGATGCAGAAACTGGTCAACGTGGCTTTTTGCTTACCGGCAACAAGGCATTTTTGACCCCATATTATGGTGCAAACGATTCGGCTGCGGCTGTGCTCAAAAAAATTGAGGCGGCAACACAAGATAATGCCATTCAACAAAAAAATGTAAAGGAGCTGAGAAATATAATCTTCAAAAGAATGGGGATTATCAAATCAACTGTCGAAATTAAGACCTTGGGTGGTCAGGTAGATCCAACGGTTCTGTTTCAGGGCAAGGTTTATATGGATCAGGCCCGCGGCGTGGTAACCAACATGGTAGCACAAGAAAAACGCCTGCTCGAAAGCCGTACCGCAGAGCTCAACAAACTCAGCACATTTACGCCGATCCTTATTTTAATCGCGGCCTTTCTGGCCATCATCATTACCCTGTTTTTCTATAGAAAAGTATCGGTCGACTTCGATGAACGCTTGAAACTTCAAACGGAAATTGAGGATAAAAAGCTCGAGATGGAAAAACGGATAGCTGCCATAAAGGAAATTGCCTATCAAATTTCGAATGGCAATTATGGCGTTAAACTCGATAGCCAAACCCAGGATGATATCGGAGAACTTTCTGAGTCGCTAAACACGATGTCGTTCTCACTCAAAAAATCTTTTGATACCCTTGCCGATAACGAATGGCTACAAACAGGTGTAGCCGGCTTGAATGTAAAAATGGTCGGCGAAAAAGACGTTTTCCATTTGGCAGAAGACATTCTGGAGTTTTTAGCAGCTTATACGCAAAGCCAAATCGGCGCTATTTACTTGTTTAAAGACGATGAATATCTGCACCTCAAGGCCCAGCATGCACTTCAGGGGCAAAAGTTGGCCGCTACGCTCGAGCTTGGGCAAGGGCTAATCGGCCAGGCGGTGAAATCGGGTAAGCGCATCCTTTTAGAAGATGTTCCTCAAAATGAACTCACCATTACGCATGCAACCGGTAATATTCGCCCGGCGCAATTATTGGTTCTGCCCATTATCAGGAACGAAATATCTATTGGCGGGCTCGAATTGGGCACCATTGGTCAATTTTCCGATTTGCAACTGCACTTCCTCAATACTGTGATGTCTGATGTGGGCACAGCATTATTGGGGGCGCAAAACCGTCAGAAATTACAACAGCTTTTAGAAGAAACGCAAGCACAATCGGAAGAATTGCAGGTACAGCACAACGAGCTCGAAGGGCTAAATGCAGAGTTGGAAGCACAGGCGCAAAAACTACAGGCATCGGAAGAGGAATTACGCGTACAACAAGAAGAATTGTTGCAAAGTAATCAGGAACTTGAGGAAAGAAGCAGCTTGCTGGAAGAAAAGAACGAACTGATAGAAGAGCGTAATATCGAAATTCAGCAAAAAGCGGAGGCCTTAGAATTAAGTACGCGTTACAAATCTGAGTTTTTGGCCAACATGTCGCACGAACTCCGCACACCGCTCAACTCCATTTTGCTGTTATCGCGGTTAATGGCCGAGAACGAGGCAATGGATCGTGAGCATCAGGAATATGCCGAAGTAATACAAAGCTCCGGTCAGGGATTGCTTAGCCTGATTGATGAAATATTGGATCTTTCAAAGATCGAAGCTGGTAAAATGGAGCTCGATCGGACAAACATCAAGGTGGATGAAATTGCAAACAACATGCGCTCGTTGTTTAATCCCCTTGCCAAAGAAAAGAACCTCAATTTTGTGGTAGAGAAAACCACCGAGGTGCCCGACTTGTTCAATACCGATAAAATGCGTTTGGAGCAGATTATCAAAAACCTGTTGTCAAACGCCATTAAGTTTACTACCGAGGGGTCGGTAACCTTAAATATCGATCACAACAAAACGCTGGGCGCATTGGTTTTTAAGGTAACCGATACCGGCGTAGGCATTGCTCCTGATAAACAGGGAATGGTATTTGAAGCCTTTCAACAGGCCGATGGTTCTACACGTCGTAAATTTGGCGGTACCGGCCTGGGCCTTTCCATTAGCAGAGAATTGGCGAAGCTGCTTGGAGGTTACATCGATCTAAAAAGCAAAGAGGGAGAAGGAAGTATCTTTACCCTAACCTTGCCTTTGGATAAGAGCAAAGGTTTTGAAAAACCGCTCAAAGCTGACGAAAGAAGCGAAATGCAGGTTCAGAGTCACCCCACAAAAAAAATAGATCGGTTAACGGTACCCAATATTCCGCAAGAAATTGAAGATGACAGGGACAACATACAAGCGGGCGATAAAATTATTTTGATTGTTGAGGATGATACCCCGTTTGCAAAAACCCTTCTCGATTTTACACGAAAGAAAAATTATAAGGGTTTGGTTGCCGTTCGTGGCGATGTGGGCATTGAAATGGCGAAAGCCTATAAACCGCTCGCAATTTTATTAGATATTCAATTGCCGGTTAAGGATGGCTGGCAGGTAATGGAAGAGCTGAAATCGAACCCAGATACCCGCCCAATTCCCGTTCACATTATGTCGTCGTTACAGGTAAAAAAAGAAAGTTTGCTTAAAGGAGCGGTAGATTTTATAAACAAGCCGTTTGCTTTTGAGCACATGCAGGAAATTTTTACCAAGCTGGAACATGCGCTGAGCCGCCACCCTAAAAAAGTGTTGATTGTTGAAGAAAACCAACAACATGCCAAGGCGCTAAGTTATTTTTTAAGCAACTTTAGCATTCAAACCGAAATTGTAAGTCAGGTAAACGAAAGTGTTTCTGCCTTGCACAAGCCCGAGGTTAACTGCGTGATTTTGGATATGGGCATACCTGACAAGCATGCTTACGAAACGCTCGAACTGGTAAAGCAAACGCCGGGATTGGAGAACCTGCCGATTATTATTTTTACTGGTAAAAACCTATCAAAAGGAGAAGAAAACAGAATTAAGCAATACGCCGATTCTATCGTGGTAAAAACCGCACATTCTTATCAACGCATTTTAGATGAGGCAGGCTTGTTTCTGCATTTGGTTGAAGAAAAAAGCAAGGAAAAGAACAAACCATCAAAAAAGTTTTCCGAATTGCAGGATGTGCTTGTAGGCAAAACGGTTTTGGTTGCTGATGATGATGTACGAAACATCTTCTCGCTGACCAAAATGCTTGAACAACACCAAATGAAGGTTTTGGCTGCAACCGACGGTAAGGAGGCGCTTAAGATTCTGAACGAAAATCCGGGTGTAGATGTGGTTTTAATGGACATGATGATGCCCGAAATGGATGGTTATGAAACCACTACGGCCATTCGGCACGATTTAAAATACAGAAACCTGCCCGTTTTAGCAGTAACGGCCAAGGCTATGATGGGCGATCGGGAAAAATGTATTGCTGCAGGCGCTTCCGATTATATCAGCAAACCTGTCGACATGGATCAATTGGTATCCTTGTTGCGCGTTTGGCTCTACGAAAATCACCATAAGCGCTAACTCGTTTCGGATGTTTTAAATCGACAAATACCAGGAAATTACGTTAACTACTCTACAAATATGCCTCAAAAAACTATTCTCATTATTGATGATGATAATCGAAACATTTTTGCCCTCAAAGCTGTTCTAAAGGCCAAAGGTTTCGATTGTTTATCTGCAACAAGTGCTCAGGAGGGCTTTTCAATCATGGAAAAGAACGAGAACGTAGCAATCGTTTTAATGGATATGATGATGCCCGACATGGATGGCTACCAAGCCATGGCAGCCATGAAAAAATCAGACAAGTTGCAGAACATTCCGGTGTTGGCCGTTACCGCTCAGGCCATGGTTGGCGATAAAGAGCGCTGCCTCAGTGCGGGCGCCGCAGGTTATGTTTCGAAACCAATTAATGTTGATGAATTGTTAATACAGATAGAAAATTTTACGAGATAAGTGGTAAGCGATGTAATAGATAACGAGCAGATAGAAATTCTGCTTAACGATGTTTTAGAAGTGCATGGGTACGATTTTCTTGAATATTCCCATGCGTCGATAAAAAGAAGGATTACTCGCTTGTACGCACTCGATAGCTTTGTAAGCTTTGCAGAGTTTAGGTACACTGTAAGAACAGATAAACAGTATTTTAAAAGGTTTTTAGAAGAAATTACGGTCAACGTTACAGAAATGTTTCGCGATCCTTCGTTTTACCGGGCCTTGCGAAACGAGGTTTTGCCCGTTCTCGGCACCTATCCGTTCATCCGGATTTGGGTAGCCGGCTGTTCAACAGGTGAGGAAGCGTATTCGCTGGCCATTGTTTTAAAAGAACTCAACCTGTTAAGCAAATCGCTTATTTATGCAACGGACATCAACCCATCGGTGCTAGACAAAGCAAAAAAAGGAATGTTTCCGTTAACTTACTTAAAGCAATATTCAGAAAATTATTTCCTTGCAGGTGGCACAAAAGAATTTTCCAGCTATTATACGGCAAACTACTCATTGGCCAAGTTTGATGAGAGCTTAAATAGCAAAATGATTTTTTCGACCCATAACCTGGTTTCCGATCATTCGTTTAACGAGTTTCAGCTCATCCTTTGCCGAAATGTGTTAATCTATTTTGATAAGGACCTACAGCACAAAGTATTCAATTTATTCGATAGCAGCATAGAAAAACTCGGCTATATCGCGTTAGGAAGTAAAGAAAGCTTAGAATTTTGGCCAAAGGCTAAACAATACAAAAGAATTAAACTGGAGAAAATATGGCGCAAACTGTAATTTCTACAAAGTGCTCGGCACTTGTTATCGGTGGCTCTGCCGGAAGTTTAGATGTACTTTTGGAGATCTTCCCAAACCTGAATGAAAACTTAAAATTCCCGATTATCATCGTTGTGCACAGAAAGGCAAGTAACGAGTCGCTTTTAACCGATCTGCTTAAGCACCGAACTCCGCTTAAGGTATCGGAGGCCGACGAAAAAGTCCTCTTAAAAAACGGACAGGTTTATATCGCTCCGGCCGATTATCATCTGTTGGTAGAAGAAGACCGAAGCTTGTCGTTAGATTATTCGGAGAAGATAAATTACTCGAGACCCTCAATCGATGTTACTTTTCAATCGGCCGCAGAGGTTTTTAAAGAAGGGCTTGTTTGTGTGCTACTTTCGGGCTCCAACGCCGATGGTGTTGAGGGCTTAAAAGCAGTGAACAAATTCGGTGGAACGGCTGTAATACAAGACCCAACCACGGCAATGATGCCTTATATGCCGCAGCAGGCGGATTTGAATGTAAAGCCTTTGTTGGTAATGCATAGTTTCGAAATGGCAGAGTACATCAATAAATTAAACAATTAGACCTATTTATCAAACATTTATGACCGCTAAAAAAATTTTTGTATTCGACGATAATAGGGATATCCTTGATTTATGTACCTTCATTTTAGAAGATGCCGGATACGAAATCCGAACTTCGGAAAGCGCCCATGAAATTGAGAAACAGGTTTTGGAATACATGCCCGATATTATTTTTATGGATAACTGGCTGCCGGAGTTAGGCGGCATACAGGCCACAAAAGCATTAAAAAGCCACCCCCGGCTGAAGCACATTCCGGTAATTTATTTTTCTGCAAATAACGATATCTCTGCCCTGGCCGACGAAGCCGGTGCCGACAGTTATTTGTCGAAACCTTTCGATATTGCCGCACTTGAAGAAATTGTAAAGCAACATTTGAGCTAAAGGTGCCCTGTAATCGTTGACTGAAGTCAACGGCAATGGGTCTGTTAGGCTGCG from Pedobacter endophyticus includes:
- the ypfJ gene encoding KPN_02809 family neutral zinc metallopeptidase, with the protein product MQWFGKGSEDVEDRRSSGGGRTILGGGIGIVVVVLGLIFGKDLTGLVGQLPLEGNGQQTEGKMGVPEDTEGRFVSNILQSTREVWDQEFQNMGQTYENPKLVLFREATQTSCGYAQSNIGPFYCPGDHKVYIDLSFYDELKNRFGAAGDFAQAYVIAHEVGHHVQNLLGISEKLDRARGQVSEKEYNRLSVKLELQADFFAGLWAHHAQNLKDFKLEEGDIEEALTAANAIGDDKLQKQATGEVQPDSFTHGTSQQRVYWFKKGFETGDIKQGDTFNTNNL
- a CDS encoding sensor histidine kinase, which translates into the protein MILIVDDRPENLISLQKVLQAHNFEVDTASSGEEALKKVLKNNYVLIILDVQMPDMDGFEVAEAISGFSKAKDTAIIFLSAVNTELKFITKGYLSGGLDYITKPVDINVLLLKIKTFYRIYEQSRKLNEVQEKLLEEIEFRKQAEHKKDEFISIASHELKTPLTSVKGYIQLLQRSLDRDNKEMAKSHLEKASIQLEKLNELIVDLLDISKIESGKMKFNMQNFCADNMVNNAIEMLQQSNPDFKINKLGKTTETVFGDEMRLEQVVINFITNAIKYAPGTNQVNVTININDGKFYLAVKDFGIGISEGQQEKIFDKFYRVEDSSNRFNGLGIGLYICSEIIKRHGGTIGVKSVLNEGSEFHFIIPTTESEILNNQE
- a CDS encoding response regulator, which codes for MKTTLKNNLRLGLGLSLIILFISSLASYVSISNLIKSTELVKHSDEVILNAENVISYLKDAETGQRGFLLTGNKAFLTPYYGANDSAAAVLKKIEAATQDNAIQQKNVKELRNIIFKRMGIIKSTVEIKTLGGQVDPTVLFQGKVYMDQARGVVTNMVAQEKRLLESRTAELNKLSTFTPILILIAAFLAIIITLFFYRKVSVDFDERLKLQTEIEDKKLEMEKRIAAIKEIAYQISNGNYGVKLDSQTQDDIGELSESLNTMSFSLKKSFDTLADNEWLQTGVAGLNVKMVGEKDVFHLAEDILEFLAAYTQSQIGAIYLFKDDEYLHLKAQHALQGQKLAATLELGQGLIGQAVKSGKRILLEDVPQNELTITHATGNIRPAQLLVLPIIRNEISIGGLELGTIGQFSDLQLHFLNTVMSDVGTALLGAQNRQKLQQLLEETQAQSEELQVQHNELEGLNAELEAQAQKLQASEEELRVQQEELLQSNQELEERSSLLEEKNELIEERNIEIQQKAEALELSTRYKSEFLANMSHELRTPLNSILLLSRLMAENEAMDREHQEYAEVIQSSGQGLLSLIDEILDLSKIEAGKMELDRTNIKVDEIANNMRSLFNPLAKEKNLNFVVEKTTEVPDLFNTDKMRLEQIIKNLLSNAIKFTTEGSVTLNIDHNKTLGALVFKVTDTGVGIAPDKQGMVFEAFQQADGSTRRKFGGTGLGLSISRELAKLLGGYIDLKSKEGEGSIFTLTLPLDKSKGFEKPLKADERSEMQVQSHPTKKIDRLTVPNIPQEIEDDRDNIQAGDKIILIVEDDTPFAKTLLDFTRKKNYKGLVAVRGDVGIEMAKAYKPLAILLDIQLPVKDGWQVMEELKSNPDTRPIPVHIMSSLQVKKESLLKGAVDFINKPFAFEHMQEIFTKLEHALSRHPKKVLIVEENQQHAKALSYFLSNFSIQTEIVSQVNESVSALHKPEVNCVILDMGIPDKHAYETLELVKQTPGLENLPIIIFTGKNLSKGEENRIKQYADSIVVKTAHSYQRILDEAGLFLHLVEEKSKEKNKPSKKFSELQDVLVGKTVLVADDDVRNIFSLTKMLEQHQMKVLAATDGKEALKILNENPGVDVVLMDMMMPEMDGYETTTAIRHDLKYRNLPVLAVTAKAMMGDREKCIAAGASDYISKPVDMDQLVSLLRVWLYENHHKR
- a CDS encoding response regulator, translated to MPQKTILIIDDDNRNIFALKAVLKAKGFDCLSATSAQEGFSIMEKNENVAIVLMDMMMPDMDGYQAMAAMKKSDKLQNIPVLAVTAQAMVGDKERCLSAGAAGYVSKPINVDELLIQIENFTR
- a CDS encoding CheR family methyltransferase translates to MVSDVIDNEQIEILLNDVLEVHGYDFLEYSHASIKRRITRLYALDSFVSFAEFRYTVRTDKQYFKRFLEEITVNVTEMFRDPSFYRALRNEVLPVLGTYPFIRIWVAGCSTGEEAYSLAIVLKELNLLSKSLIYATDINPSVLDKAKKGMFPLTYLKQYSENYFLAGGTKEFSSYYTANYSLAKFDESLNSKMIFSTHNLVSDHSFNEFQLILCRNVLIYFDKDLQHKVFNLFDSSIEKLGYIALGSKESLEFWPKAKQYKRIKLEKIWRKL
- a CDS encoding chemotaxis protein CheB produces the protein MAQTVISTKCSALVIGGSAGSLDVLLEIFPNLNENLKFPIIIVVHRKASNESLLTDLLKHRTPLKVSEADEKVLLKNGQVYIAPADYHLLVEEDRSLSLDYSEKINYSRPSIDVTFQSAAEVFKEGLVCVLLSGSNADGVEGLKAVNKFGGTAVIQDPTTAMMPYMPQQADLNVKPLLVMHSFEMAEYINKLNN
- a CDS encoding response regulator — translated: MTAKKIFVFDDNRDILDLCTFILEDAGYEIRTSESAHEIEKQVLEYMPDIIFMDNWLPELGGIQATKALKSHPRLKHIPVIYFSANNDISALADEAGADSYLSKPFDIAALEEIVKQHLS